A stretch of Leptolyngbya subtilissima AS-A7 DNA encodes these proteins:
- a CDS encoding purple acid phosphatase family protein: MRRKSLTLPTAGLLLVITTILLIALESRQLSAAPSPEASAVTTQLLTDPFLQNPTPGAVRVVWFTEFEGQDHQVRWGSPGQPSDVNLPNRAPATTTRLARTREDGQSRLEHPDFLDLQQTLARPIWRHEAEVTGLLPGQRVPYRVASTGPNGTVAESRTFTLAGAPAAGQPTKILLTSDHQNMPMVAANLQKVAETLGQVDAVFFAGDLVNNPDRASEWFDDSRGVGFFPCLQGNTHYDLERNGRAVTYQGGEIIQHAPLFPILGNHEVMGRFAPSAPLGEQFNQAVPRSAAVKLYEANTELFNPAGDPNLRHQWIVDNSFNSDTYEALFSLPVTEVPNRDRPETTSRYYAVTFGDIRLVSLYVTQIWRPYNLDVTARGRYQEREADLGTPQNWGHGQHIFEPIERGSLQYQWLEQELASEAFRQAKYKVVMLHHPPHTLGDNIVPAFTNPVRRYDRDSSGRLTAVRYEYPRADDYIARDLVPLLEQAEIDLVFYGHSHLWNRFVSPQGTHYLETSNVGNSYGAFWKDKFRPVPPETIEGSVVTYSSNDYVAQGDPNGLEPVVPTIAPLRDDSGNPLPYLTSNDITAFSVFDTGTGTISSYYFDTREPDSAVVKFDEFVVGR; the protein is encoded by the coding sequence ATGCGGCGAAAAAGCTTGACCCTACCCACGGCGGGCCTGCTGCTGGTGATAACAACTATTCTTTTAATCGCCCTGGAGTCTCGTCAGTTGTCCGCTGCTCCATCCCCTGAGGCCAGTGCTGTGACCACTCAACTTTTAACCGATCCATTTCTGCAGAATCCTACCCCTGGTGCGGTGCGAGTGGTGTGGTTCACGGAGTTTGAGGGCCAAGACCACCAGGTGCGGTGGGGTTCCCCCGGTCAACCATCCGACGTTAATTTACCCAATCGAGCCCCAGCTACTACCACCCGACTGGCCCGAACCCGAGAAGATGGTCAGTCGCGGCTTGAGCACCCCGATTTTTTGGATTTACAACAGACCTTAGCGCGACCGATTTGGCGACATGAGGCCGAAGTGACCGGGTTGCTTCCGGGGCAGCGGGTGCCCTACCGGGTAGCCAGCACTGGACCCAATGGCACTGTGGCCGAAAGCCGCACGTTTACCCTGGCTGGAGCCCCCGCAGCCGGTCAGCCCACTAAGATTTTGCTCACCTCCGATCACCAAAACATGCCTATGGTTGCCGCCAACCTACAAAAGGTGGCAGAGACCTTGGGTCAAGTAGATGCGGTATTTTTTGCGGGCGATCTGGTTAACAATCCCGATCGCGCCTCAGAGTGGTTCGACGACAGCCGGGGGGTCGGTTTTTTCCCGTGTTTGCAGGGCAACACTCACTATGACCTAGAGCGCAACGGCCGTGCCGTAACCTACCAGGGCGGCGAAATTATTCAACACGCGCCGCTGTTTCCAATTTTGGGCAACCACGAGGTCATGGGACGCTTTGCCCCATCGGCTCCTTTGGGAGAGCAGTTCAACCAGGCTGTACCGCGATCGGCCGCAGTGAAACTATACGAGGCCAATACCGAGCTGTTTAACCCCGCTGGCGACCCTAACCTACGCCACCAGTGGATTGTTGACAATTCCTTCAACAGCGACACCTACGAAGCTCTGTTTAGCCTGCCGGTCACCGAGGTGCCGAACCGCGATCGCCCCGAGACCACCAGCCGCTACTATGCCGTCACCTTTGGCGACATTCGCCTGGTGTCGCTCTATGTCACGCAGATCTGGCGACCTTACAACCTCGACGTCACCGCACGAGGTCGTTACCAAGAGCGCGAGGCTGACCTGGGCACGCCGCAGAACTGGGGCCACGGCCAGCATATCTTCGAACCCATCGAGCGAGGCAGCTTGCAGTATCAGTGGCTGGAGCAGGAATTGGCCAGTGAGGCCTTTCGCCAGGCCAAATACAAGGTGGTGATGCTGCACCATCCACCCCACACCCTGGGCGACAACATTGTGCCCGCCTTCACTAATCCTGTACGTCGCTACGATCGCGATAGTTCTGGCCGCCTTACCGCCGTTCGTTATGAGTACCCTCGTGCCGACGACTACATTGCCCGCGACCTGGTGCCCTTGCTCGAACAGGCTGAGATAGACCTAGTTTTCTACGGCCACTCGCACCTGTGGAACCGCTTTGTGTCGCCCCAGGGCACCCACTATCTCGAAACTTCTAACGTGGGCAATTCCTATGGTGCGTTTTGGAAAGATAAATTTCGTCCGGTGCCCCCCGAGACTATAGAAGGCTCAGTGGTGACCTACTCCTCCAACGATTACGTGGCCCAGGGCGACCCCAATGGTTTAGAGCCTGTAGTGCCCACGATCGCCCCCCTGCGAGACGACAGCGGTAATCCGCTGCCCTACCTGACTAGCAACGATATCACCGCTTTCAGCGTGTTTGACACGGGTACCGGCACCATTAGCAGCTACTACTTTGATACGCGGGAGCCAGACTCAGCAGTGGTGAAGTTTGATGAGTTTGTCGTGGGCCGATGA
- a CDS encoding bifunctional folylpolyglutamate synthase/dihydrofolate synthase, with the protein MYQPQIEQERQIESLLALFGRFGVELGLERIQRLLEALGNPQHRVPLVHVAGTNGKGSVCAYLAAVLGAAGYRVGRYTSPHLVSWRERVVVNGEPIAAEDLVARLKQVVAAIDSSQPSPTQFEVFTAAAWLHFAEAKVDLAVMEVGLGGRLDATNVVDVPLVSVITSLSREHWQRLGPTLADIAREKAGVLKLGRPAVIGPLPAEAEVVVQARLAELNCPAVWPAPAVSLGEGQARYSDGNEAITYPLALLGEHQLTNSAIAIATLLNLRSQGWNISDDAIAQGMGSARWPGRLQWVTWGQDSMKYPLLIDGAHNPAAAEVLRQYVDSWWVNRPRHPAGTAWLMGMLATKDHRDIFEALLRPGDTLHLVPVPGHETAVPEELGAIARSVCPDLAQCEVHQSLRNGLIAIAQSPAQLKVLCGSLYLIGHFLATERYEDGKG; encoded by the coding sequence GTGTATCAGCCTCAGATAGAGCAAGAGCGACAGATTGAGAGCCTTCTAGCCCTCTTTGGGCGGTTTGGGGTAGAGCTAGGGCTAGAGCGCATTCAGCGATTGCTGGAGGCGTTGGGTAATCCCCAGCACCGGGTGCCGCTGGTACATGTGGCGGGCACCAACGGCAAGGGATCGGTGTGTGCCTACCTGGCGGCAGTGTTAGGGGCAGCAGGGTATCGGGTAGGGCGCTATACTTCGCCGCACTTGGTGAGCTGGCGAGAGCGCGTTGTGGTCAATGGGGAACCCATTGCGGCTGAGGATTTGGTTGCTCGACTGAAGCAGGTGGTGGCAGCTATTGACTCGTCCCAACCCTCACCGACTCAGTTTGAAGTGTTTACGGCGGCGGCTTGGCTGCACTTCGCCGAGGCTAAGGTAGATCTGGCGGTGATGGAGGTAGGACTGGGGGGCCGACTCGACGCCACTAACGTGGTGGATGTGCCCTTAGTGAGCGTGATTACCTCCCTCAGCCGCGAGCACTGGCAGCGCTTGGGCCCTACCCTAGCCGATATCGCCCGCGAAAAAGCGGGGGTGCTGAAGCTGGGGCGTCCGGCCGTGATTGGTCCGCTGCCTGCTGAAGCAGAGGTGGTGGTGCAGGCTCGCTTGGCCGAATTGAACTGTCCAGCGGTGTGGCCTGCGCCCGCTGTTTCCCTGGGAGAGGGGCAGGCCCGCTATAGCGACGGTAACGAAGCGATTACCTATCCCCTAGCGCTTTTGGGAGAGCACCAGCTTACCAACTCAGCGATCGCGATCGCCACCCTGCTCAACCTGCGCTCCCAAGGCTGGAACATTTCTGACGATGCGATCGCCCAGGGCATGGGCAGCGCTCGCTGGCCCGGACGTTTGCAGTGGGTAACGTGGGGGCAGGACTCTATGAAATACCCGTTGCTGATCGATGGGGCCCACAACCCAGCAGCGGCCGAGGTACTGCGTCAGTATGTGGATAGCTGGTGGGTAAACCGGCCAAGACACCCAGCCGGGACAGCGTGGCTGATGGGGATGCTGGCGACCAAGGACCACCGCGATATTTTTGAAGCCCTGCTGCGGCCAGGGGATACCCTGCATTTGGTGCCCGTGCCAGGGCACGAGACGGCGGTGCCGGAAGAACTCGGGGCGATCGCGCGATCGGTCTGCCCCGACCTCGCCCAGTGCGAAGTCCACCAGTCTCTCAGGAATGGCCTGATTGCGATCGCTCAGTCCCCAGCTCAGCTCAAGGTGCTGTGCGGCTCGCTATACCTAATCGGTCACTTTCTCGCCACCGAGCGTTATGAGGATGGCAAAGGGTAA
- a CDS encoding P-II family nitrogen regulator: MKKIEAIIRPFKLDEVKIALVNAGIVGMTVSEVRGFGRQKGQTERYRGSEYTVEFLQKLKIEIVVEEAQVDTVVDKIISAARTGEIGDGKIFVTPVDEIIRIRTGEKNTEAV, from the coding sequence ATGAAAAAAATAGAAGCTATTATCCGCCCCTTTAAGCTTGACGAGGTCAAGATTGCCCTGGTCAACGCCGGCATTGTGGGTATGACCGTTTCGGAGGTGCGTGGCTTTGGTCGCCAAAAAGGACAGACCGAGCGCTACCGAGGCTCTGAATACACCGTTGAATTCCTCCAGAAGCTCAAGATTGAGATTGTGGTTGAAGAGGCCCAGGTCGACACCGTAGTCGACAAAATTATTTCCGCCGCCCGCACTGGCGAAATCGGCGACGGCAAGATTTTCGTCACCCCCGTCGATGAAATCATCCGCATTCGCACCGGGGAGAAAAATACCGAGGCCGTGTAG
- a CDS encoding cysteine hydrolase family protein, whose product MDGSNLRPLGRPPNAWWVNEQMADISRQALQPRLATLITQTKQVQFDLSKTACLVIDMQNDFCHPDGWLASIGVDVTPARQAIQPLQTLLPKLRSAQVPVVWVNWGNRRDRLNLSAGLHHVYNPSGTGVGLGDPLPANGAPVLTKGSWAAAVVEELEAQPQDIWVDKYRMSGFWDTPLDSILRNLGKTTLLFAGVNIDQCVMATLQDANFLGYDCILLSDCSATTSPDYCAQATVYNVNQCFGFVADSPALAAALEPSLAL is encoded by the coding sequence ATGGATGGCTCAAACCTGCGCCCTTTAGGCCGCCCACCCAACGCCTGGTGGGTTAACGAGCAGATGGCTGACATTAGCCGTCAAGCGCTCCAGCCTCGACTGGCCACCCTCATCACTCAGACAAAGCAGGTGCAGTTTGACCTATCCAAAACTGCCTGCCTGGTCATCGACATGCAAAACGACTTTTGCCACCCCGATGGCTGGCTGGCCAGCATTGGGGTAGACGTAACCCCGGCCCGTCAGGCGATTCAGCCGCTGCAAACTCTGTTACCTAAACTGCGATCGGCCCAGGTGCCGGTAGTGTGGGTCAACTGGGGCAACCGCCGCGATCGCCTCAACCTCAGTGCCGGCCTGCACCATGTCTATAACCCCAGCGGCACTGGTGTGGGCCTCGGCGACCCTCTACCGGCCAACGGTGCCCCTGTACTCACCAAAGGCAGCTGGGCAGCGGCCGTGGTCGAGGAGCTAGAAGCTCAGCCCCAAGACATTTGGGTCGATAAATATCGCATGAGCGGCTTTTGGGACACGCCCCTGGACAGCATTTTGCGCAACCTGGGTAAAACCACCCTACTCTTTGCCGGGGTGAATATAGATCAGTGCGTTATGGCCACCCTGCAAGACGCCAACTTTCTCGGCTATGACTGTATTTTGCTGAGCGACTGTAGCGCCACTACCTCCCCCGACTACTGCGCCCAGGCTACCGTCTATAACGTCAACCAGTGCTTTGGCTTCGTGGCCGATAGCCCTGCCCTAGCAGCAGCTCTAGAGCCTTCCTTAGCGCTCTAG
- the mraY gene encoding phospho-N-acetylmuramoyl-pentapeptide-transferase, protein MDAKFLASGRLSLNGQTLFWLLGLGLGAAAVGLDGTLGNAVSLGASITVPFVVAALCSSLLGFSAVPLLRALKTGQFIREEGPQGHLKKAGTPTMGGAFFVPVAVIVALVSTGFARDAVAVSLLTLAYGAIGWVDDWQVIQRRSNKGISPRAKLVLQIAVAVLFCLWVLTSQPASITTVALPLGLGLPLSFLFWPLAGFVLVAESNATNLTDGLDGLMGGTGAIAFMGLAAIVAPTHPDLMVFCAAMAGACLGFLLHNHNPARVFMGDTGSLALGAALGAVGILSGNLFALLVLTLLFFAETLSVIIQVGYFKATKGPDGVGKRFFKMAPLHHHFELSGWSEIQVVAVAYAVTAGLAVLALQVR, encoded by the coding sequence GTGGATGCGAAGTTTTTAGCCTCGGGGCGGCTATCCCTGAATGGCCAAACGCTTTTCTGGCTGCTGGGTCTAGGCCTCGGCGCCGCTGCCGTCGGGCTAGATGGAACCCTAGGCAACGCCGTCAGCCTGGGTGCCTCAATTACGGTTCCCTTTGTTGTGGCCGCTCTGTGCAGCAGCCTGCTCGGTTTTTCGGCGGTTCCCCTGTTGCGGGCACTTAAAACCGGTCAATTCATTCGTGAAGAAGGTCCTCAGGGCCATCTTAAAAAAGCGGGCACTCCAACCATGGGTGGCGCTTTTTTTGTGCCTGTAGCGGTCATTGTTGCCCTAGTCTCGACAGGCTTTGCCCGCGATGCGGTAGCCGTATCACTCCTGACCCTGGCCTACGGGGCCATCGGCTGGGTTGACGACTGGCAGGTAATTCAGCGGCGCTCCAATAAAGGCATCTCGCCCCGCGCCAAGCTCGTTCTACAAATTGCCGTTGCAGTGCTGTTTTGCCTCTGGGTGCTCACCAGTCAGCCCGCCAGCATTACCACTGTGGCGCTGCCCCTGGGCCTGGGCCTACCCCTCAGCTTTTTATTTTGGCCCCTAGCCGGGTTTGTGCTAGTGGCCGAAAGCAACGCCACCAACCTCACCGACGGCCTCGATGGGCTGATGGGCGGCACTGGGGCGATCGCCTTTATGGGCTTAGCCGCTATCGTTGCTCCCACCCACCCCGACCTGATGGTGTTTTGCGCCGCCATGGCCGGTGCTTGCCTGGGCTTTTTGCTCCACAACCACAACCCCGCTCGCGTGTTTATGGGCGATACGGGTTCCTTGGCGTTAGGGGCAGCCCTTGGAGCCGTGGGCATTCTCAGCGGCAACCTGTTTGCGCTGCTGGTGCTGACCCTGCTGTTCTTTGCCGAAACCCTATCGGTGATCATTCAAGTGGGCTACTTCAAAGCCACCAAAGGCCCCGATGGTGTAGGCAAGCGTTTCTTTAAAATGGCTCCGCTCCACCACCACTTTGAGCTGTCGGGCTGGTCTGAAATTCAAGTTGTAGCCGTGGCCTACGCGGTAACAGCTGGGCTAGCGGTGCTGGCCCTCCAGGTGAGATAG
- a CDS encoding DUF3134 domain-containing protein, whose translation MSNKYYNPSLRQVPRNAKAPILPSNGDSSILHWLESIGRLRSRDVIETIPDEAENEEISDLMGNDDAFEDDDDTDLALDDDDD comes from the coding sequence ATGTCTAACAAGTATTACAACCCGTCTTTGCGCCAGGTGCCCCGCAACGCCAAGGCTCCAATTTTGCCGTCCAACGGCGACTCGTCCATTCTGCACTGGCTGGAGAGCATCGGTCGCCTGCGCAGCCGCGATGTCATTGAGACCATCCCCGATGAAGCCGAAAACGAGGAAATCTCGGATCTGATGGGCAACGACGACGCCTTTGAGGACGATGACGATACCGATCTCGCCCTCGACGATGACGACGACTAA
- a CDS encoding PAP/fibrillin family protein, which produces MLGKTELLEAVAPVNRGISSSPSDRTAIQTAAATLEGRNPTPNPLQATDRLNGDWRLLYTTSSELLNIDRVPLASLGPIYQCIRLAENRIYNIAEVNGPPLLSGLVAVAATLEAVSTQRLNVGFERGVIGLRQALRYESPAQFVGAMQTTPKFSLFQGIDFRINSDRQAGWLEVTYLDDDLRIGRGNQGSLFVLQKV; this is translated from the coding sequence ATGTTGGGCAAAACTGAGCTATTGGAGGCCGTAGCCCCCGTTAACCGGGGCATTAGCAGTAGCCCCAGCGATCGCACCGCAATTCAGACGGCGGCCGCTACCTTAGAGGGTCGCAATCCAACCCCCAACCCGCTTCAAGCCACCGATCGCCTGAATGGGGATTGGCGACTGCTCTACACCACCAGCAGTGAACTGCTGAATATCGATCGCGTGCCTCTAGCCTCCCTCGGCCCGATTTACCAGTGCATTCGCTTGGCTGAAAACCGGATTTACAACATTGCCGAGGTAAACGGGCCACCTCTGCTATCGGGACTGGTGGCGGTGGCCGCGACCTTAGAGGCCGTGTCTACCCAGCGGCTGAATGTGGGCTTTGAGCGGGGCGTGATTGGTCTGCGCCAGGCCTTGAGGTACGAATCGCCGGCCCAGTTCGTTGGGGCGATGCAAACTACGCCCAAGTTTTCGCTCTTCCAGGGCATTGATTTTAGAATTAACAGCGATCGCCAAGCGGGCTGGCTCGAGGTCACCTACCTCGACGACGATCTGCGAATTGGGCGCGGCAACCAAGGCAGCCTGTTTGTGCTGCAAAAAGTGTAG
- a CDS encoding ATP-dependent Zn protease → MRDTTLNTIAIVIFGVTMASLLGPLIHLSPAVVAVFAAVGLGVFSVDQLGLSGRIGDILMDTVAWASPEHRQRVLHHEAGHFLAAVLLDIPVEAYTLNTWEAWKQGIPGQGGVVFGPSDPTELARFTPQIIDRYCQVWMAGIAAEQMVYGDAQGGGNDTAALGQFWTVLGRSPAEAPLKQRWATLQAKTLLEKHRAAFDALVTAMDDRAPVADCCAIVEASRASVEAAA, encoded by the coding sequence ATGCGCGACACCACCCTCAACACCATTGCCATCGTCATCTTTGGGGTGACCATGGCCAGCCTGCTGGGGCCGCTAATCCACCTGTCGCCTGCCGTAGTGGCGGTGTTTGCCGCCGTGGGACTGGGGGTGTTTAGCGTCGATCAGCTGGGCTTGAGCGGCCGCATCGGCGACATTTTGATGGATACGGTAGCTTGGGCTTCGCCTGAGCACCGCCAGCGAGTGCTGCACCACGAGGCCGGACACTTTTTGGCGGCGGTGCTGCTGGATATTCCAGTTGAAGCCTATACCCTCAACACCTGGGAAGCGTGGAAGCAGGGGATTCCTGGCCAGGGGGGTGTAGTGTTTGGTCCCAGCGACCCGACGGAGCTGGCAAGGTTCACGCCCCAGATCATCGATCGCTACTGCCAGGTGTGGATGGCGGGCATTGCCGCTGAGCAGATGGTTTACGGCGATGCCCAGGGGGGCGGCAATGACACCGCTGCCCTGGGTCAGTTTTGGACGGTGCTGGGGCGATCGCCCGCCGAAGCCCCTCTCAAACAGCGCTGGGCTACCCTCCAGGCCAAAACCCTACTCGAAAAGCACCGCGCCGCCTTTGATGCCCTGGTGACTGCCATGGACGATCGTGCTCCAGTAGCCGACTGCTGCGCTATTGTCGAAGCGAGCCGTGCCTCGGTAGAAGCTGCGGCCTAG
- a CDS encoding DUF748 domain-containing protein: MALVRQKFSAPKLAAWFKLASRSWLPWTLAGVVLGGGLLLKALHSQVEETISDALHQPIQLGGVRGIAQWGIVLGKTVIPRTEANGLAGEIDAVVVLLNWPELLHRGNLQVTVTLVRPDLSVVLPEPGAEPDFPGENGSGTVSAADILTGLWVEDGQFTLYAPSPGTATPNTVMVHDVQAAVRLPQGQPARQVAFALEGLLDQGHWQTSGTVDLARQSLQVDLQGQDLPLSSLNLALPPAVDIQAGLLSGDLRLTTPLPSAVVPPLAALDLQGTIAVRDGQGNVGQQSAPIHNLQSRLEFQGQRITLSDTNLNLGAMALTAAGSLDLKTGYDLSAQVPPVAAGDLRAVVGDRLPLAPQPWQWQASLTGSFQEPVLKVQPDPALLPPGHLALDIGLVAVALGMQAQGLPPRDWIGPIEGATYGFKGNGAWFTLSDGTVVPPLSEAAYQRASGGLDSRLRPALDRKFFWFLQTNPYVTAIAADLTKGKLLDYRQGERFNTDRFFLEYFVPVYVESSRAAGLDPGEALWMLDHSLRTLHDPLLRHPDARPITAGAGTVGSFWAGEQLLSMQQVLTRPLLAKPGRTGQLTRLALLRQLNASTSLESRQLSSSPELMSKIPNVTFGAEEGAIALALGMMRFEGEGLYPEPLRSLAASIEQNEFDKHALRTIITGRMQSLATENRAALSFALLRFSDRDWAQVGMGKHLFPGGAAHLTGGNTLSVMVSRQEKAGYSLEAAYQNSRLLLLELLAGVDQGSEGNRIVFALLKDHAFSLRFWQILAQKEPLLGAELGAIAADISAYQQLAQQGAILHETFYATLVTSDQDIGVSATLKQAVGFQAHLARLLDQAFVPADPADPRYRAFRRSLAMYLREAPDISVYGGTEAALRAYGQETLNVQELIAVNVADAPRVRAMARLYHEALASGLITEWDAAGLQRILLTGALLAAGVERPDLPPALQNVGFPSAQFRRDLLFVVGVEGIQVEATRLGIQAHDHRVDFQPVARPGYRAPALNGADAASCPNEPYVAAIALGAATAFVWDAEAQRVVLRRGRTRCPLPEDWTALFFPALLESVPIEHSEAGRDRLQDSLQTAKRLEAGIF, from the coding sequence ATGGCTCTTGTCCGTCAAAAATTTTCTGCCCCCAAGCTGGCAGCGTGGTTCAAACTGGCGTCCAGATCATGGCTGCCCTGGACATTGGCTGGCGTCGTCCTGGGTGGCGGACTGCTGCTTAAAGCTCTGCACTCCCAAGTAGAGGAAACGATTTCAGACGCTCTGCATCAGCCCATTCAGCTGGGGGGGGTACGGGGGATAGCGCAGTGGGGCATTGTGCTGGGCAAAACCGTGATTCCCAGAACTGAAGCCAACGGGCTAGCAGGCGAAATCGATGCCGTTGTCGTTTTGTTGAACTGGCCGGAGTTGCTGCACCGAGGCAATCTACAAGTGACGGTCACCCTAGTGCGGCCCGATCTATCGGTGGTGCTGCCCGAGCCGGGGGCCGAGCCGGATTTCCCTGGGGAAAACGGCTCGGGGACGGTGAGCGCCGCTGATATCCTAACGGGCCTTTGGGTTGAAGATGGCCAGTTTACCCTGTATGCCCCCAGCCCTGGGACGGCTACCCCCAACACCGTCATGGTCCACGACGTACAGGCCGCAGTGCGCCTGCCTCAGGGGCAGCCCGCTCGCCAGGTGGCCTTTGCGCTGGAGGGTCTACTCGACCAGGGCCACTGGCAGACCAGCGGCACGGTTGATTTGGCACGGCAATCGCTCCAAGTCGATCTTCAGGGCCAAGATCTGCCCCTGTCTAGCCTCAACCTGGCGCTGCCGCCAGCCGTGGATATTCAGGCCGGATTGCTCAGCGGCGATCTGAGGCTGACCACGCCTCTGCCCAGTGCCGTTGTACCTCCCTTAGCCGCCCTCGACCTGCAAGGCACGATCGCCGTGCGGGATGGACAGGGGAATGTGGGCCAGCAGTCGGCACCGATCCACAACCTGCAAAGCCGGCTGGAATTTCAGGGACAGCGGATCACCCTATCCGACACCAACCTCAACCTGGGCGCCATGGCGCTGACGGCAGCCGGCAGTCTCGACCTCAAAACGGGCTACGACCTGAGCGCCCAGGTGCCACCGGTAGCCGCTGGCGATCTACGGGCGGTGGTGGGCGATCGCCTGCCCCTCGCCCCTCAACCCTGGCAGTGGCAGGCCAGCCTCACCGGATCGTTTCAAGAGCCTGTTTTGAAGGTGCAGCCCGACCCCGCCCTGCTGCCGCCAGGCCACTTGGCGCTGGATATAGGCTTGGTGGCGGTGGCACTAGGAATGCAGGCCCAGGGGCTCCCTCCCCGCGACTGGATTGGGCCAATTGAGGGAGCGACCTATGGGTTTAAGGGCAATGGGGCCTGGTTTACCCTCAGCGATGGCACCGTGGTGCCACCCCTGTCAGAGGCGGCCTACCAACGGGCCAGTGGAGGATTGGATAGCCGTCTGCGCCCTGCCCTCGATCGCAAGTTTTTTTGGTTTTTGCAGACCAACCCCTACGTCACCGCGATCGCCGCCGATTTGACTAAGGGCAAGCTGCTGGACTATCGCCAGGGGGAACGTTTCAACACCGATCGCTTCTTTTTAGAATATTTTGTGCCGGTCTATGTCGAGTCAAGCCGGGCGGCGGGGCTCGACCCCGGCGAAGCGCTGTGGATGCTCGACCACTCCCTGCGCACCCTGCACGATCCGCTGTTGCGCCATCCCGATGCTCGACCGATTACCGCCGGAGCGGGCACTGTGGGCTCATTTTGGGCGGGCGAGCAGCTGCTCTCGATGCAGCAGGTGCTCACCCGCCCGCTGCTGGCTAAACCAGGACGAACCGGGCAGCTGACCCGCCTGGCCCTGCTTAGGCAGCTGAATGCCTCCACCTCCTTGGAAAGTCGGCAGCTATCGAGCAGTCCAGAGCTGATGTCAAAAATCCCCAACGTCACCTTCGGGGCCGAGGAGGGGGCGATCGCCCTGGCCCTGGGCATGATGCGGTTTGAGGGCGAGGGGCTCTACCCCGAGCCGCTGCGATCGCTGGCCGCCTCGATTGAGCAAAACGAGTTCGACAAGCACGCCCTAAGAACCATCATCACCGGCAGAATGCAGAGCCTAGCGACCGAGAACAGGGCGGCCCTGAGCTTTGCGCTGCTGCGGTTTAGCGATCGCGACTGGGCGCAGGTGGGCATGGGCAAGCACCTATTCCCCGGTGGGGCGGCACACCTCACCGGCGGCAACACGCTCTCGGTGATGGTCTCCCGCCAGGAGAAAGCGGGCTACAGTCTGGAAGCGGCCTACCAAAACAGCCGCCTACTGCTGCTAGAGCTGCTAGCTGGGGTAGATCAGGGATCTGAGGGCAATCGCATTGTGTTTGCCCTGCTCAAAGACCACGCCTTTAGCCTCCGCTTCTGGCAAATTTTGGCGCAAAAAGAGCCGCTGTTGGGAGCCGAGTTGGGGGCGATCGCCGCCGACATCAGCGCCTATCAACAGCTGGCTCAGCAGGGGGCTATTCTCCATGAGACCTTCTACGCGACCCTGGTCACCAGTGATCAGGATATTGGCGTCAGCGCCACGCTCAAGCAGGCGGTGGGGTTTCAGGCCCACCTAGCGCGCCTGCTCGACCAAGCCTTTGTTCCCGCCGACCCGGCTGATCCACGCTATCGCGCTTTTCGCCGTAGCCTGGCCATGTACCTTAGAGAAGCCCCCGACATTTCGGTTTACGGCGGTACTGAGGCCGCCCTGCGGGCCTACGGCCAAGAAACCCTCAACGTGCAAGAACTCATCGCTGTCAATGTCGCCGATGCCCCACGTGTTCGAGCCATGGCCCGGCTCTATCACGAAGCTCTAGCCAGCGGCCTGATTACAGAGTGGGATGCAGCGGGGTTGCAGCGCATTTTGCTCACCGGAGCGCTGCTAGCCGCCGGGGTAGAGCGGCCTGACTTGCCTCCGGCGCTTCAGAATGTGGGCTTCCCCAGCGCTCAGTTTCGCCGCGATCTGTTGTTTGTGGTGGGGGTCGAGGGCATCCAGGTGGAGGCGACCCGGCTGGGCATTCAAGCCCACGACCATCGAGTAGATTTTCAGCCCGTAGCCCGACCCGGCTATCGCGCCCCGGCGCTGAATGGGGCCGATGCCGCCAGCTGCCCAAATGAACCTTATGTGGCAGCGATCGCCCTGGGGGCTGCCACCGCTTTCGTTTGGGATGCCGAAGCCCAGCGCGTGGTCCTGCGGCGCGGCCGCACCCGCTGCCCGCTGCCGGAGGACTGGACGGCGCTGTTTTTTCCGGCCCTGCTGGAGAGCGTGCCCATTGAGCACTCCGAGGCGGGGCGCGATCGCCTGCAAGACAGCCTGCAAACGGCCAAACGACTAGAGGCTGGCATTTTTTGA